Proteins encoded in a region of the Neodiprion virginianus isolate iyNeoVirg1 chromosome 2, iyNeoVirg1.1, whole genome shotgun sequence genome:
- the LOC124296983 gene encoding serine/threonine-protein kinase RIO1: MASLDEGQFSDADEETIEKTKCGKPMIIHELTVTVGQLQIDIEDNTEYDSEDDSYDWDVDARGNYQLKNNSRSNGTANSQMASNKVSNYQPTDKLFRRYSNKINVEKYEGPSLPNHAANLLIESNKRTENERIRTKDKHDRATAEQVMDPRTRMILFKLLNRGIIAEINGCISTGKEANVYHATSKTGIEFAIKIYKTSILVFKDRDKYVSGGFRFRHGYCRHNPRKMVRTWAEKEMRNLLRLSQAGVCAPKPILLRSHVLLMDFIGNDGWPAPKLKDVEINSSKARSLYRECVVMMWRIYNKCKLVHADLSEFNLLYHKGEIVVIDVSQSVEHDHPHAYEFLRKDCTNITEFFKKHGVAVMTMKELFDFITDPNIVEDTMDEYLDALAEQVMLRESEEMDPNSQIEEQVFKQTYIPQRLNEVVNIDKDISEANTGEQNLLRKTVYGLSIDLPKVTTVTSKIISTKSHDDSHTEESGEDESESNSESQNNDESKFVNSARPRDESPDSKKARKKAIKEQQAENRKKKTKKHIKKRKEKMVRKK; encoded by the exons ATGGCATCACTGGACGAAGGCCAATTTAGCGATGCCGATGAAGAAAcgat agaaaaaacgaaatgtGGAAAACCAATGATCATTCACGAATTGACCGTCACAGTAGGACAATTGCAAATAGACATCGAAGACAACACAGAATATGACTCCGAAGACGATTCATACGATTGGGATGTAGATGCTAGAGGCAATTACCAGTTGAAGAACAATAGTCGTTCAAATGGAACGGCCAACAGTCAGATGGCTAGCAATAAAGTTTCCAACTACCAGCCtactgataaattatttcgacgTTACTccaataaaataaatgttgaaaaatatgaggGACCCAGTTTGCCCAATCATGCGGCTAATTTACTTATCGAAAGTAACAAACGCACTGAAAATGAACGGATAAGAACAAAAGACAAACATGACAGAGCAACGGCTGAGCAAGTTATGGATCCTCGCACACgtatgattttattcaaactacTCAACAGAGGTATAATCGCTGAAATCAATGGATGTATTTCAACGGGAAAAGAAGCTAATGTTTATCATGCCACCTCTAAAACTGGTATTGAATTCGCgataaaaatctataaaacaTCAATACTAGTGTTTAAGGATAGAGACAAGTATGTAAGCGGTGGATTTCGTTTCCGTCATGGTTACTGTCGTCACAATCCACGTAAAATGGTTCGCACTTGGGCAGAGAAAGAAATGCGGAATTTATTGAGGCTCAGTCAGGCAGGAGTATGTGCTCCGAAACCAATTTTGTTGCGCAGCCATGTTCTCCTGATGGACTTCATAGGTAACGATGGATGGCCAGCACCAAAGTTAAAAgacgttgaaataaattcttcaaaGGCCCGCTCGCTTTACAGAGAATGTGTTGTGATGATGTGGAGAATATACAATAAATGTAAATTGGTTCATGCTGATTTAAGCGAATTTAATTTACTCTATCACAAAGGAGAGATTGTTGTCATAGATGTATCTCAATCAGTTGAACATGATCATCCTCATGCGTATGAATTTCTCCGAAAAGACTGCACTAACATCACAG AATTCTTCAAGAAACATGGAGTTGCAGTTATGACGATGAAGGAATTATTTGACTTCATCACAGATCCTAATATAGTGGAAGATACGATGGATGAGTACTTGGATGCGTTAGCAGAACAAGTTATGCTAAGAGAATCAGAGGAAATGGATCCCAACAGTCAAATAGAAGAACAAGTGTTTAAACAAACATATATACCTCAGAGGCTCAATGAG GTTGTTAACATTGACAAAGATATATCTGAGGCTAATACCGGAGAGCAAAATTTGTTGAGGAAAACCGTGTATGGACTGAGCATTGATTTACCCAAAGTAACAACTGTCAcctcaaaaattatttcaaccaAAAGTCACGACGACAGCCATACCGAAGAAAGCGGAGAGGATGAATCTGAATCTAATTCAGAGTCACAAAATAACGATGAATCGAAATTTGTCAATTCAGCTCGACCACGAGACGAAAGTCCTGACAGCAAGAAG GCACGAAAAAAAGCTATCAAAGAACAACAAGCAGAAAATCGTAAGAAGAAAACCAAGAAgcacataaaaaaaagaaaagaaaagatggTGAGAAAGAAATAG